The Terriglobia bacterium genome window below encodes:
- a CDS encoding molybdopterin-dependent oxidoreductase, producing the protein MTNKDKSDNQRSRRTFLQTAAMTAAALAIPGCSRKEKPVLTTLVGDFDPLRSYPYRGWEDFYRKIWTWDKVVRSTHSANCTGSCSWKVYVRNGVMVREEQAADYPRISQDLPDYNPRGCQKGGCFVEYVYSPQRLRYPLIRTGERGEGKWRRATWDEALTLVAGKLLDNIYNYGPDTNTFFSVIPAMSPVSFCAGSRLANYIGGVFLSFYDWYCDLPPGEPLTWGVQTEACECADWFNSKYIVLWGSNISQTRIPDAHFAYEARYNGAKIVCISPDYNSSATHADLYWQINPGTDGILALGVARLLIEQNLIDVPYVKEQTDLPLLVLSGTKRFLRQSDLEAKGKEDVFYVWDARQQRAVPAPGSMGSEQKTIQLNGVDPALTGNFSVQLANGKTVEVTTVFEMLKKELAQYTLDKVAARTGLPAHEIELFAKELGTRKPAMIIHGAGTNHWFHNDLINRSFILLVVLTGNVGKNGGGFNHYVGQERVWPEHGFFQLAFPEGRKKQRFQNTTLWSYVHSTSKDPHLYNGKPIDWYIQESVKNGWMPLWPKGGRKPRAFIVWRANYLNQAKGNEILESSLWRDLDLIVDINYRMDTTALYSDVVLPAASYYEKVDINTTDCHSYIHPFGKALEPLFESKTDWDIFHALAEKMAELATKQGLKPFHDDAFDWNRDFTQLAHDWTGKGTILTDEQAANFILANAVETKGMNYQHLQEKPHRFVATDPESWNSDIEDGIAYTPFKHQLEKKRPWRTLTGRQQFYIDHPWCLELGEALPTFKEPVPEKYPLYWNTPHGRWSIHSTWRDHRAMLRLQRGGPIVYMHPDDARKRGLRDNDWVRIHNDVGQCVCRLQILPGEKRGRVTMYHGWEKYLGFQQGGWQSLTYIKIKPTQLIGKYGHVNFRLNYWGPTGNNRDIKVEIEKAKV; encoded by the coding sequence ATGACCAATAAGGACAAGTCGGACAACCAGCGGTCGCGGCGCACCTTCCTTCAGACCGCCGCCATGACGGCGGCGGCACTAGCGATCCCTGGCTGTTCCCGCAAAGAGAAGCCGGTTCTCACTACGCTCGTCGGCGACTTCGACCCTCTCCGCAGTTATCCCTACCGCGGCTGGGAGGACTTCTATCGCAAGATCTGGACCTGGGACAAAGTAGTTCGCTCGACGCACTCCGCCAATTGCACCGGTTCCTGCTCATGGAAAGTCTATGTCCGCAACGGCGTGATGGTACGCGAAGAACAGGCGGCGGATTATCCGCGCATCAGCCAGGACCTGCCCGATTACAACCCGCGCGGATGCCAGAAGGGCGGCTGCTTCGTCGAGTATGTGTACAGTCCGCAGAGGTTGCGCTATCCGCTGATCCGCACCGGGGAGCGCGGCGAAGGCAAGTGGCGTCGGGCCACCTGGGACGAAGCTCTCACGCTGGTCGCCGGGAAACTGCTCGACAACATCTACAACTATGGGCCGGACACCAACACGTTCTTTAGCGTGATCCCGGCCATGAGTCCGGTCAGCTTCTGCGCGGGATCGCGCCTGGCAAACTACATCGGGGGAGTATTCCTTTCCTTCTATGACTGGTACTGCGATCTGCCGCCGGGCGAGCCGCTTACTTGGGGCGTGCAAACCGAGGCTTGCGAGTGCGCCGACTGGTTCAACTCCAAGTACATCGTGCTGTGGGGCTCGAACATTTCGCAGACGCGCATTCCCGACGCCCACTTCGCCTACGAAGCTCGCTACAACGGCGCCAAGATCGTCTGCATCTCGCCCGATTACAACTCCAGCGCCACGCACGCCGACCTCTACTGGCAGATCAATCCGGGCACGGACGGCATTCTTGCTTTGGGGGTGGCGCGGCTTCTCATCGAGCAGAACCTGATCGATGTTCCCTACGTGAAAGAGCAGACCGACCTGCCGCTGCTTGTGTTATCCGGCACGAAGCGTTTTTTGCGCCAATCGGACCTCGAGGCTAAGGGCAAAGAGGATGTCTTTTACGTCTGGGACGCGCGACAACAGCGCGCCGTACCGGCACCCGGGTCCATGGGCTCGGAACAGAAGACGATCCAGCTCAACGGCGTCGATCCCGCTCTGACGGGGAACTTCAGCGTGCAGCTTGCGAATGGGAAGACCGTCGAGGTCACCACCGTTTTCGAGATGCTCAAGAAAGAGCTGGCCCAGTACACGCTGGACAAAGTAGCCGCGCGCACCGGACTGCCGGCACACGAAATCGAGTTGTTCGCCAAAGAATTAGGAACACGCAAACCCGCGATGATCATCCACGGCGCGGGGACGAACCACTGGTTCCACAATGACCTGATCAACCGCTCATTCATCCTGCTGGTGGTGCTCACCGGCAACGTGGGCAAGAACGGCGGCGGCTTCAACCATTACGTGGGCCAGGAACGCGTCTGGCCGGAGCATGGTTTCTTTCAGCTTGCCTTCCCCGAAGGACGCAAGAAGCAACGCTTCCAGAACACCACGCTGTGGAGCTACGTCCACTCCACCAGCAAGGATCCGCACCTCTACAACGGCAAGCCCATCGATTGGTACATCCAGGAATCGGTGAAGAATGGGTGGATGCCGCTGTGGCCCAAGGGCGGCCGCAAGCCGCGCGCCTTCATTGTGTGGCGCGCCAACTATCTCAATCAGGCCAAGGGCAACGAGATCCTGGAGTCATCGCTGTGGCGCGATCTCGACCTGATCGTGGACATCAACTACCGCATGGACACCACGGCGCTCTATTCCGATGTCGTGTTGCCCGCCGCCAGCTACTACGAGAAGGTGGACATCAACACCACCGATTGCCACAGCTACATCCATCCCTTCGGCAAAGCGCTCGAACCGTTGTTCGAGAGCAAGACGGACTGGGACATCTTCCACGCCCTGGCCGAGAAGATGGCGGAGCTGGCCACCAAGCAGGGTCTGAAGCCCTTCCACGACGATGCCTTCGACTGGAACCGCGACTTCACGCAGTTGGCGCACGACTGGACGGGTAAAGGAACCATCCTCACCGACGAGCAAGCGGCCAACTTCATCCTCGCCAACGCGGTTGAGACCAAAGGCATGAACTACCAGCATTTGCAGGAGAAGCCGCACCGCTTTGTCGCCACCGACCCGGAGTCATGGAACAGCGACATCGAGGACGGCATCGCCTACACGCCGTTCAAGCACCAACTGGAGAAGAAGCGGCCATGGCGCACCCTCACCGGGCGGCAGCAGTTCTACATCGATCATCCCTGGTGCCTGGAGTTGGGTGAGGCGCTGCCCACCTTCAAGGAACCGGTGCCGGAGAAGTATCCGCTCTACTGGAACACTCCGCACGGGCGCTGGTCCATCCATTCCACCTGGCGTGACCACCGGGCGATGCTGCGGTTGCAGCGCGGTGGCCCCATCGTCTACATGCATCCCGACGACGCCCGCAAACGCGGCCTGCGAGACAACGACTGGGTGCGCATCCATAACGACGTCGGCCAGTGCGTCTGCCGCCTGCAGATTCTGCCGGGAGAGAAACGGGGCCGCGTGACCATGTATCACGGCTGGGAGAAGTACCTCGGCTTCCAGCAGGGCGGCTGGCAGTCGCTCACTTACATCAAGATCAAACCCACGCAGCTCATCGGCAAGTATGGACACGTCAATTTCCGGCTGAACTACTGGGGGCCGACCGGCAACAATCGCGACATCAAAGTGGAAATCGAGAAGGCAAAGGTCTGA
- a CDS encoding c-type cytochrome — protein MKDPSRIYRWILLGASVLTIVYLVGAAVHENYLAQWSAVQRQYREILREKATDERGRELLAKFHVELKQVSLPALGTVDRCVTCHNGIDDPRMTDVALPHRVHPAGILDKHPVDRFGCTICHHGQGPATTFRDAKADDAYWDYPLLPPEMTQSTCATCHDAEKLPAAQIPLLLTGTKLYQEKSCGSCHKLGGRGGALGPVLDNEGAKTRHQLIMSNLRPPHTTWRWQEAHFRDPASLVAGSQMRNPTVTRQEALALTVYMLSQWKRDIPESYLAPDKIEQKYRALHPAPLSGEQVYGQYCAACHGNGTYSRWDKTFKRFIPAIRGVSLIATASREYLTSNIQHGRPGTQMPAWDKQAGGLAPEEITAVTEYLRAGVPAVEKMPPLTLAGDATRGLTLFLRNCAGCHGMEGRGGIAPEIGNPVFQKAATDEFIVRTIRYGRQGTAMPAFERTDAPAFTDQDVADVLAYVRTFGAHKREKAVAQSVIPGGKP, from the coding sequence ATGAAGGACCCCTCACGCATTTATCGTTGGATTCTGCTCGGGGCCAGCGTTCTCACCATCGTCTATCTGGTGGGCGCCGCGGTCCACGAGAACTACCTGGCGCAGTGGAGCGCCGTGCAGCGCCAATACCGCGAAATCCTCCGGGAAAAAGCCACCGACGAGCGCGGGCGCGAACTGCTGGCCAAGTTCCACGTTGAGTTGAAACAGGTCAGCCTGCCGGCGCTGGGGACGGTGGACCGCTGCGTCACCTGCCACAACGGAATCGACGATCCCAGAATGACCGATGTCGCGTTGCCCCACCGGGTCCACCCCGCGGGCATCCTTGACAAGCATCCTGTCGATCGCTTCGGATGCACCATCTGCCATCACGGACAAGGACCGGCGACCACGTTCCGCGATGCCAAGGCGGACGACGCCTATTGGGACTATCCTCTGCTGCCGCCAGAGATGACGCAGTCCACCTGCGCCACCTGTCACGACGCGGAAAAGTTGCCGGCAGCACAAATCCCACTGCTGCTCACCGGCACGAAGCTTTATCAGGAAAAGAGCTGCGGCTCCTGCCACAAGCTGGGAGGGCGCGGGGGTGCGTTGGGGCCGGTGCTCGACAACGAAGGCGCCAAGACGCGCCACCAGCTCATCATGAGCAATCTCAGGCCGCCACACACAACCTGGAGGTGGCAGGAAGCTCACTTCCGCGATCCCGCGAGCTTGGTTGCCGGCAGCCAGATGCGTAACCCGACCGTGACCCGGCAGGAAGCGCTGGCGCTGACGGTTTACATGCTCTCGCAGTGGAAGCGCGATATACCCGAGAGTTATCTCGCTCCCGACAAGATCGAGCAGAAGTATCGTGCGCTGCATCCGGCGCCGCTCTCCGGCGAGCAGGTCTACGGGCAATACTGCGCGGCCTGCCATGGCAATGGGACTTACAGCCGCTGGGACAAAACGTTCAAGCGCTTCATCCCCGCCATTCGCGGCGTTTCCTTGATCGCGACCGCGAGCCGCGAGTACTTGACCAGCAACATCCAGCACGGCCGGCCAGGCACGCAGATGCCGGCGTGGGACAAGCAAGCCGGCGGCCTGGCGCCGGAGGAGATCACGGCGGTCACCGAGTACCTGCGAGCCGGGGTGCCGGCGGTCGAAAAGATGCCGCCTCTCACGCTGGCGGGCGATGCAACTCGGGGCTTGACGCTGTTCCTGCGCAACTGCGCGGGCTGTCACGGCATGGAAGGCCGCGGAGGAATTGCACCGGAGATCGGCAATCCGGTCTTTCAGAAGGCAGCGACCGACGAATTCATCGTGCGCACCATCCGCTACGGACGGCAGGGAACCGCCATGCCGGCCTTCGAGCGAACCGACGCACCGGCGTTCACTGACCAGGACGTGGCCGACGTTCTGGCGTACGTGCGGACTTTCGGCGCGCACAAGCGAGAGAAGGCGGTTGCGCAGAGCGTGATTCCGGGAGGTAAGCCATGA
- a CDS encoding cytochrome b N-terminal domain-containing protein, with translation MATAAQEFIRNLQALPHTVKDAWFRLGKEPESEREESQATFHNLFLHIHSVRVHVRTLSPTLTFGLGLMAAATFLITVVTGLLLMVYYKPSTDLAYQSIKDIHFTVYTGRFIRNIHRWAAQLMVLTVLLHMARVFFTGSYKKPREFNWLVGLGLLVMTLALSFTGYLLPWDQLAYWAITIGSNIANSPRELTDALGVTRWLDPGGLQKRLLLGANYVGQDALIRFYVLHVFLLPLALVTLLSVHFWRIRKDGGLARPEDPMGGEAEWGGARRTVFQPIPTKTYGLMALVKGQRPTVNRGPENTVMSWPHLFWAELAVFMVSVASTLVLSFYWDAPLKELANPAIPENPAKAPWYFLGIQELVSYSAFTGGLMIPLIVVLGLALIPFLDRRPDGEGTWFGTPGEKSVFRYSLLFAVLVTVGMLVFTVNYGWLRNWFPEVHQLWIIIFNPGSLLVLIFAAWSLLVLKRKDSVRLAAVALFTCFLVGFTILTYFATVHRGPNWHFYWWPSQWPAH, from the coding sequence ATGGCGACCGCGGCCCAGGAATTCATTCGCAACCTGCAGGCATTGCCGCATACGGTGAAGGATGCCTGGTTCCGCCTGGGCAAAGAACCGGAATCCGAACGTGAAGAGTCGCAGGCTACTTTTCATAACCTGTTCCTGCACATTCACAGCGTGCGCGTCCACGTGCGCACTCTCAGTCCCACGCTCACCTTCGGCCTGGGTCTGATGGCGGCGGCCACGTTCCTGATCACGGTGGTCACGGGTCTTCTGCTGATGGTCTATTACAAGCCTTCCACCGACCTGGCCTACCAGTCGATCAAGGACATCCACTTCACGGTCTACACCGGACGGTTCATCCGCAACATTCATCGCTGGGCGGCACAGTTGATGGTCTTGACCGTGCTCTTGCACATGGCGCGGGTGTTCTTCACCGGCAGCTACAAGAAGCCGCGCGAATTCAACTGGCTGGTGGGATTGGGGCTGCTGGTCATGACTTTGGCCCTCAGCTTCACCGGATACCTGCTGCCCTGGGACCAGCTTGCCTACTGGGCCATCACCATCGGTTCCAATATCGCCAACTCGCCCCGTGAACTGACCGACGCGCTCGGCGTCACGCGCTGGCTTGACCCGGGCGGTCTCCAGAAACGGCTGCTCCTGGGCGCCAACTATGTCGGCCAGGACGCGCTGATCCGGTTCTATGTGCTGCACGTGTTCCTGCTGCCCCTGGCGCTGGTCACTCTGCTCAGCGTGCACTTCTGGCGGATTCGCAAAGACGGCGGCCTGGCGCGTCCCGAGGACCCGATGGGCGGCGAGGCGGAATGGGGCGGCGCCCGCCGAACCGTTTTCCAACCCATTCCCACCAAGACCTACGGCTTGATGGCCCTGGTAAAAGGCCAGCGGCCAACCGTAAACCGCGGGCCGGAGAACACAGTGATGAGCTGGCCGCATCTTTTCTGGGCGGAACTGGCTGTGTTCATGGTCTCGGTGGCGTCCACTCTCGTGCTCTCCTTTTACTGGGACGCGCCGCTGAAGGAACTGGCCAATCCTGCGATTCCGGAAAACCCGGCCAAGGCGCCCTGGTACTTTCTCGGAATCCAGGAACTGGTTTCGTATTCCGCGTTTACTGGCGGACTGATGATCCCGTTGATCGTCGTCCTCGGACTCGCCCTCATTCCATTCCTCGACCGCAGGCCCGACGGTGAAGGCACATGGTTCGGGACTCCGGGAGAGAAGTCCGTCTTCCGCTACTCGCTGCTATTCGCGGTGCTCGTAACGGTCGGCATGCTGGTCTTTACGGTGAACTACGGGTGGTTGCGCAACTGGTTCCCGGAAGTTCATCAGTTGTGGATCATCATCTTTAACCCCGGCTCGCTGCTGGTGCTTATCTTCGCGGCCTGGTCGCTGCTGGTCCTGAAGCGCAAAGACTCCGTGCGCCTGGCGGCAGTCGCGCTTTTCACTTGTTTCCTGGTCGGTTTCACCATTCTGACCTATTTCGCCACCGTCCACCGGGGGCCGAACTGGCATTTCTACTGGTGGCCCTCGCAGTGGCCGGCGCATTAG
- a CDS encoding ubiquinol-cytochrome c reductase iron-sulfur subunit — MSRLDPPRVSRRSFLSIASLGSFFAAVGTAAAGLFRLPNPAVLPGPVRRFKLGAPEQFTAGSETLFSDENLVLFRDDDGFYAISTTCTHLGCIVSRAQQGFACPCHGSRFDDRGKVVGGPAPRPLPWLEISRAADGQLVINADNEVPAGTRYRV, encoded by the coding sequence ATGTCCCGTCTCGACCCACCCCGCGTAAGCCGGCGAAGTTTTCTCAGCATCGCGTCGCTGGGCAGCTTCTTTGCCGCGGTTGGCACTGCGGCAGCGGGGCTGTTCCGGCTGCCAAACCCCGCGGTACTGCCAGGGCCGGTGCGGCGCTTCAAGCTGGGTGCGCCGGAGCAGTTTACGGCCGGCAGCGAAACCCTCTTCTCCGATGAAAACCTGGTGCTGTTCCGCGACGACGATGGCTTCTACGCCATCTCCACCACCTGCACCCATCTGGGATGCATCGTCTCGCGCGCCCAGCAGGGGTTTGCCTGTCCCTGCCACGGATCACGTTTCGACGATCGCGGAAAAGTGGTGGGCGGTCCGGCGCCGCGTCCGCTGCCGTGGCTGGAAATCAGCCGGGCTGCCGATGGCCAGCTCGTGATCAATGCCGACAACGAGGTACCCGCAGGCACGCGTTACCGCGTGTAG
- a CDS encoding FAD-dependent oxidoreductase, with protein sequence MDQQRYQVRFADREYWREQIKCQYACPVHTDARGYVRAIAAGEYEDAYLIARGPNPLASICGRICGAPCETACRRGSIDQPISIRALKRFVCEKFGCESRADAGKELFPYLKSENADRQCDDLDELRHLLDFLANAAFPQPSGERIAIIGCGPAGLAAGHDLALMGFRPTIFEMDPVPAGMLATGVPGYRLPRKLIEAEVAVIQAMGVEIRCNTQVGKDVSFTDLRRDFAAVVIACGAKRSRALPIPNVDAIGVMGGVDFLRDVALGKKVELGQRVIVVGGGNVAYDVARTVLRQEEYDVSRTAARMAGVRQVNLVCLESLEEMPADTVEIVEGQEEGVLRHNSWGPKEILVRESNGQKFVRGVRFVRCSQVYDQNKRFAPKFDETVTTEIEGDTVLLSVGQSADLSFLDAERDGIQMRSPQQIVNDPATCATSAPGIFIAGDIAYGPRLMIHAIASGKQAARSIYRHLRGREITPEEVQFHAPLEHYRREKHYERRARLAIPTRSAEERLKDPLALVEIGYNEEQARAEAGRCLDCGINTIFDGERCILCGGCVDVCPTVCLKLVSFDRIAPTPEGQAAVSALELDVSDLSAIIKDEERCIRCGLCAERCPTTAITMEQFSFAKEWKPCPVSTHPA encoded by the coding sequence TTGGACCAGCAGCGATACCAGGTCCGATTCGCAGACCGGGAGTATTGGCGCGAACAGATCAAATGCCAGTACGCGTGTCCGGTCCACACCGATGCGCGCGGTTACGTGCGGGCCATTGCGGCGGGCGAGTATGAAGACGCCTACCTGATCGCTCGCGGTCCAAACCCTCTGGCCTCCATCTGCGGACGCATCTGCGGAGCACCCTGCGAGACTGCCTGCCGGCGCGGCAGCATTGACCAGCCCATCTCCATCCGCGCGCTCAAGCGCTTCGTGTGCGAAAAATTCGGGTGCGAATCCCGCGCCGATGCCGGCAAAGAGCTGTTCCCGTACCTGAAGAGCGAGAACGCCGATCGTCAGTGCGACGACCTCGACGAACTCCGTCATCTTCTCGATTTCCTCGCCAACGCCGCGTTTCCCCAACCCTCGGGAGAGCGTATCGCGATCATCGGCTGCGGGCCTGCCGGTCTGGCCGCCGGGCACGATCTCGCGCTGATGGGTTTCCGTCCGACCATCTTCGAAATGGATCCCGTACCTGCGGGCATGCTGGCTACGGGTGTCCCGGGCTACCGTCTCCCGCGCAAACTGATCGAGGCTGAAGTCGCGGTGATCCAGGCCATGGGCGTGGAGATTCGCTGCAATACCCAGGTGGGCAAGGACGTGAGCTTTACCGACCTGCGGCGCGACTTCGCGGCGGTTGTGATCGCCTGCGGCGCCAAACGCTCGCGGGCGTTGCCCATCCCCAACGTGGATGCCATCGGCGTGATGGGCGGCGTGGATTTTCTCCGCGACGTGGCCCTGGGCAAGAAGGTGGAACTCGGCCAGCGCGTCATCGTGGTGGGCGGTGGCAACGTCGCCTATGACGTGGCGCGCACCGTGTTGCGACAGGAAGAGTACGACGTCTCCCGCACGGCGGCTCGCATGGCCGGCGTACGCCAGGTGAATCTGGTCTGCCTGGAATCGCTGGAAGAAATGCCCGCCGACACGGTAGAGATCGTTGAGGGTCAGGAAGAGGGCGTCCTCCGGCACAACAGTTGGGGGCCGAAGGAAATCCTGGTGCGGGAGAGCAACGGGCAGAAGTTTGTGCGGGGCGTGCGCTTTGTCCGCTGCAGCCAGGTTTATGACCAGAACAAGCGCTTCGCTCCCAAGTTCGACGAGACCGTCACCACCGAGATCGAGGGCGACACCGTCCTGCTCTCGGTCGGGCAATCGGCGGACCTGAGCTTCCTCGATGCGGAGCGCGACGGCATCCAAATGCGCTCGCCGCAGCAGATCGTCAACGATCCCGCGACCTGTGCCACCTCCGCGCCGGGAATCTTCATCGCCGGTGACATCGCCTACGGACCGCGGCTGATGATTCATGCCATTGCCAGCGGCAAGCAGGCCGCTCGCTCCATCTACCGGCATCTGCGAGGCCGGGAGATCACGCCGGAGGAAGTGCAATTCCACGCTCCTCTGGAGCATTACCGGCGGGAAAAGCACTACGAACGACGCGCTCGCCTGGCCATTCCCACCCGTTCCGCGGAAGAGCGGCTGAAGGACCCTTTGGCGCTGGTGGAGATCGGCTACAACGAAGAGCAGGCGCGCGCCGAGGCCGGACGCTGTCTCGATTGCGGCATCAACACCATTTTCGACGGCGAGCGCTGCATCCTGTGCGGCGGATGTGTCGATGTCTGTCCGACGGTGTGCCTGAAGCTGGTGTCTTTCGATCGCATCGCGCCCACGCCGGAAGGGCAGGCGGCGGTGAGCGCACTGGAACTCGATGTGTCCGACCTTTCCGCCATCATCAAGGACGAAGAACGCTGTATCCGCTGCGGCCTGTGCGCCGAACGCTGTCCCACAACCGCAATCACCATGGAGCAATTCAGTTTCGCCAAGGAGTGGAAGCCATGTCCCGTCTCGACCCACCCCGCGTAA
- a CDS encoding RHS repeat-associated core domain-containing protein: MYDAQGRRVKRTGTESVEYLYDLGGSAVTTLSVTDGSWIRGEIYAGGHHIGSYADATTYFTHSDWLGTQRARTQMDGGLHEWCTNLPFGDAQSCSGSDPSPRHFTGKERDSESGLDNFGARYNASSLGRFMTPDPIFITKKRIRDPQQWNLYSYVRNNPINLTDPTGLDFNQNCSENNGTTCQGGYVYYKDENGDYRKTVIKSDEKGNLTDQSRNKYTGTFDGKSVTFADAKGAKSTGYWIQGSGATSGVTAGGKLDSRFSFTFENHGGHQELNAIWSFRGTVAQAEAAWQQAGYEPRKAGINVGFDEFRTPAEDRSSRHANVDQVPFEPKSGQPTTFGDVHTGEYDPEEHPILHGVCDLAGAC, from the coding sequence GTGTACGATGCGCAGGGGCGTCGGGTGAAACGCACGGGGACGGAGAGCGTCGAGTATCTGTACGATCTCGGCGGCAGCGCCGTAACGACGCTGAGCGTCACGGATGGGTCCTGGATACGGGGCGAAATTTACGCTGGCGGGCACCACATCGGCTCGTATGCCGATGCGACGACGTACTTCACACACTCAGATTGGCTGGGAACGCAGCGCGCGCGTACGCAAATGGATGGAGGCCTGCACGAATGGTGCACGAATCTGCCCTTTGGCGACGCGCAAAGCTGCTCAGGAAGCGATCCGAGTCCACGCCACTTCACCGGCAAAGAACGGGATAGCGAGAGCGGACTGGATAACTTCGGTGCCAGGTATAATGCTTCCAGCCTCGGGCGCTTTATGACGCCCGATCCCATCTTCATCACTAAGAAGCGCATCAGGGATCCCCAGCAATGGAACCTCTACTCCTACGTTAGGAATAACCCCATCAATCTCACGGACCCGACAGGACTCGACTTCAATCAGAACTGCTCAGAGAACAACGGCACAACGTGCCAAGGCGGCTACGTGTACTACAAAGACGAGAATGGGGATTACCGGAAAACGGTTATCAAGAGCGATGAGAAAGGAAATCTTACGGATCAGAGTCGCAACAAATATACCGGAACCTTTGACGGCAAGAGTGTGACTTTCGCCGATGCGAAGGGAGCGAAGTCCACCGGATATTGGATTCAGGGAAGCGGTGCTACCAGCGGCGTAACGGCAGGCGGGAAGCTAGATAGTCGTTTCAGCTTCACATTCGAGAATCATGGCGGGCACCAAGAGCTAAACGCCATATGGAGTTTTAGAGGGACCGTTGCGCAGGCCGAGGCTGCTTGGCAACAGGCTGGGTATGAGCCACGAAAGGCAGGGATTAACGTCGGCTTTGACGAGTTCCGCACTCCAGCCGAGGATCGCAGTTCGCGACACGCCAACGTCGACCAGGTTCCGTTTGAACCGAAATCCGGTCAACCGACAACATTCGGCGATGTTCACACCGGCGAATACGATCCCGAAGAACATCCCATCTTGCATGGCGTTTGCGACTTGGCGGGGGCATGCTGA
- a CDS encoding NAD(P)-binding domain-containing protein: MDSLVSYAIAGAVLLFFVRGYLKGLKKKEARWQAAAEKGKLFSGGPRAQHPHIDVTYCIGCQSCTTVCPEGDVLGMVGGKAAIINGYKCVGHSLCAEVCPVGAITMVMATPSMGAEMPFLTPEYETNVRNLFIVGELGGLALIKNAVNQGRDCIDTIAGRLTSEHARREIPGVCDVLIVGAGPAGISASLRAIENKLNYVTIEQDQVGGTVAKFPRQKLVMTTPVEFPMYGKFKKMELSKESLLAFWQKVMQRADFQVRSGEKVEDIQRGPDGLFSIVTSKAQYRSRAVVLALGKTGTPRKLGVPGEDLPKVMYRLIEADHYVYKKILIVGGGDSAVEAAMGLANQVGNLVTLSYRQDSFARIKARNLERIEKCMRSGKVKVIFNSKPIEFRQDAVILDVKGERHEITNDFVWIFAGGSPPNDFLKKIGVQLGTRDLTLEAHHEAQEATAGKKELASIS, encoded by the coding sequence TTGGATTCACTCGTATCGTATGCGATCGCCGGCGCGGTGCTGCTGTTCTTCGTGCGCGGCTACCTGAAGGGCCTGAAGAAAAAGGAAGCGCGGTGGCAAGCGGCCGCGGAAAAAGGGAAGTTGTTCTCTGGAGGTCCCAGAGCCCAGCATCCGCACATTGACGTCACCTATTGCATTGGCTGTCAGAGTTGTACCACGGTCTGTCCCGAAGGAGACGTGCTGGGGATGGTTGGGGGCAAGGCCGCCATCATCAACGGATACAAGTGCGTCGGCCACAGCTTGTGCGCGGAAGTCTGTCCCGTGGGCGCCATCACCATGGTCATGGCCACCCCGAGCATGGGCGCCGAGATGCCTTTCCTGACTCCCGAGTACGAAACCAACGTCCGGAATCTTTTTATCGTGGGAGAGCTGGGCGGGCTGGCGTTGATCAAGAATGCCGTCAACCAGGGTCGTGACTGCATCGACACCATAGCCGGTCGCCTCACGAGCGAGCATGCGCGCCGCGAAATTCCCGGCGTTTGCGACGTCCTCATCGTCGGAGCCGGTCCCGCCGGCATCAGCGCCTCGCTGCGAGCGATTGAGAACAAGCTGAACTACGTCACCATCGAGCAGGACCAGGTGGGAGGCACGGTGGCGAAATTTCCCCGCCAGAAACTGGTGATGACCACCCCGGTCGAATTTCCCATGTACGGGAAGTTCAAGAAGATGGAACTCTCCAAGGAAAGCCTGCTGGCGTTTTGGCAGAAGGTCATGCAGCGCGCCGATTTCCAGGTCCGCAGCGGTGAGAAGGTCGAAGACATTCAAAGAGGGCCTGACGGCTTGTTTTCGATCGTTACCTCGAAAGCCCAATACCGCTCGCGGGCCGTCGTGCTGGCACTCGGCAAAACCGGCACTCCCCGCAAACTCGGCGTCCCAGGCGAAGACCTGCCGAAAGTCATGTACCGGCTGATCGAGGCCGATCACTACGTCTACAAGAAGATCTTGATCGTCGGCGGTGGCGACAGCGCGGTCGAGGCGGCGATGGGACTGGCCAACCAGGTCGGCAACCTGGTCACGCTCTCCTACCGTCAGGACAGCTTTGCCCGCATCAAGGCCCGGAACCTCGAGCGCATCGAGAAGTGCATGCGCTCGGGCAAGGTCAAGGTGATCTTCAATTCCAAGCCGATCGAGTTCCGGCAGGACGCCGTCATACTCGACGTCAAGGGCGAGCGACACGAAATCACCAACGATTTCGTGTGGATCTTTGCCGGCGGCTCTCCGCCCAATGACTTCCTGAAGAAAATTGGGGTGCAGCTGGGAACGCGAGACCTGACTTTGGAGGCCCATCACGAGGCGCAAGAGGCAACGGCCGGCAAGAAAGAGCTCGCGAGCATTTCTTGA